A single Aggregatilinea lenta DNA region contains:
- the prmC gene encoding peptide chain release factor N(5)-glutamine methyltransferase, producing MISLERVEQALAWARARLADADAEPLDAALLLAHVLGVERAILIAHPDQPLLPDQAAVFGALIRQRAAGMPVAYLLGRRAFYDRDLAVTPDVLIPRPETEHLVEAALDWARGRADLRVVDVGTGSGAIAVTLAAHLPDARIWAVDVSAEAVAVARQNADAYGLAARITVMHGDLLAPVLASGVRADLIAANLPYIPSGDLSALVVAQHEPRLALDGGPDGLDVIRRLLAQAPDVLAPAGLLLLEIGAGQGRAVMALAEAVFPGATARLHLDYAGHDRVVSLERKG from the coding sequence ATGATCTCGCTAGAGCGCGTGGAGCAGGCGCTGGCCTGGGCGCGCGCCCGGCTGGCCGATGCTGACGCCGAGCCGCTGGATGCCGCGCTGCTGCTGGCGCACGTGCTCGGCGTGGAGCGCGCCATCCTGATCGCGCATCCCGACCAGCCGCTCCTGCCCGACCAGGCCGCCGTGTTTGGCGCGCTGATCCGGCAGCGCGCGGCGGGCATGCCGGTCGCCTACCTGTTGGGCCGCCGCGCGTTTTACGACCGCGACCTCGCCGTGACGCCCGACGTGCTCATTCCCCGCCCGGAGACGGAGCACCTCGTCGAGGCAGCGCTGGACTGGGCGCGCGGACGCGCGGATCTGCGTGTCGTGGACGTGGGCACGGGCAGCGGCGCGATCGCCGTGACGCTGGCGGCGCACCTGCCGGACGCGCGCATCTGGGCGGTGGACGTTTCCGCCGAGGCGGTGGCCGTCGCGCGGCAAAACGCGGACGCCTACGGCCTCGCGGCGCGTATAACCGTCATGCACGGCGATCTGCTGGCCCCGGTGCTGGCGAGCGGCGTGCGTGCGGATCTCATCGCGGCCAATTTGCCCTACATCCCCTCCGGCGACCTGAGTGCGTTGGTCGTCGCGCAGCACGAGCCGCGTCTGGCGCTCGACGGCGGGCCGGACGGTTTGGACGTGATCCGGCGGCTGCTGGCGCAAGCGCCCGACGTGCTGGCCCCGGCGGGATTGCTGCTGCTGGAGATCGGCGCGGGGCAGGGCCGCGCTGTGATGGCGCTGGCCGAGGCCGTTTTCCCCGGCGCGACGGCGCGCCTGCACCTTGATTATGCGGGGCATGACCGGGTCGTCAGCCTCGAACGAAAGGGCTGA
- the prfA gene encoding peptide chain release factor 1: MLDKLAGIIAHYEELERLISDPANVADYEKVAEYAQERAELEDIVRAALEYRQAREELEQAQALLDDPDMAELAHEEAAQIEARIPDMEANLLRLLLPRDPRDDKNVIVEIRAGTGGDEAGIFAANLFRMYARYAENKRWKVEVLDASDTGVGGYKEIVFSVKGKGAYSRLKYESGVHRVQRVPVTESQGRIHTSTATVAVLAEMDDVEVDININDLRIDTFRSGGAGGQNVQKNETAIRITHLPTGIVVACQDERSQLQNKQRAMSVLRAKLYDMEQERIRSEQDADRRSQVGTGERSEKIRTYNYPQNRVTDHRTGMTIYNLPAVIDGGLDEFVDELATREESERLQTVI; encoded by the coding sequence ATGCTAGATAAACTGGCGGGCATCATCGCGCATTATGAGGAACTCGAACGCCTGATCTCCGATCCCGCAAACGTGGCCGACTATGAGAAGGTCGCGGAGTACGCGCAGGAGCGCGCCGAGCTGGAAGACATTGTGCGCGCTGCGCTCGAGTACCGGCAGGCACGCGAGGAGTTGGAACAGGCTCAAGCTCTGCTTGACGATCCCGATATGGCCGAGCTGGCGCACGAGGAAGCCGCGCAGATCGAGGCACGCATCCCCGACATGGAAGCCAATTTGCTGCGCCTGCTGCTCCCCCGCGACCCGCGCGACGACAAAAACGTGATCGTCGAGATCCGCGCCGGGACGGGCGGCGACGAGGCCGGGATCTTCGCGGCGAACCTGTTCCGCATGTACGCTCGCTACGCCGAAAACAAGCGCTGGAAGGTGGAAGTGCTCGACGCCAGCGATACCGGCGTGGGCGGCTATAAGGAAATCGTATTCTCCGTCAAGGGGAAGGGCGCGTACTCGCGCCTGAAGTACGAAAGCGGCGTGCACCGCGTCCAGCGCGTGCCCGTCACCGAGAGTCAGGGCCGCATCCATACCTCGACGGCCACCGTGGCCGTGCTGGCCGAAATGGACGACGTCGAGGTGGACATCAACATTAACGACCTGCGCATCGACACGTTCCGCTCCGGTGGCGCGGGCGGTCAGAACGTCCAGAAGAATGAGACGGCGATCCGCATCACCCACCTGCCGACCGGGATCGTCGTGGCGTGCCAGGACGAACGCAGCCAGCTTCAGAACAAGCAGCGCGCGATGAGCGTGCTGCGCGCCAAGCTCTACGATATGGAGCAGGAACGCATTCGCAGCGAGCAGGACGCCGACCGCCGCAGCCAGGTGGGTACCGGCGAGCGCAGCGAGAAGATCCGCACCTACAATTACCCGCAAAACCGGGTCACCGATCACCGCACCGGCATGACGATTTATAACCTTCCGGCGGTTATCGACGGCGGCCTGGACGAGTTCGTCGACGAGCTGGCGACGCGCGAGGAATCGGAGCGGTTGCAAACCGTCATCTAG